Part of the Halomarina litorea genome is shown below.
CTCGCCGTGCTCGCTGTCCACTTCGAGTCGACCACCACACTCGGGACAGTCGAGGCGTTCGCTCTCGGCCGTTCGTCGGCGGGTCTCCGCCTCGTCGGCCGTCGTCACCTCTTCCCGGTTGTAGCGTGTTATCGTCGACAAAGTGATGGACACGTCCGGTCCGTATCCGGACTCTGCGGCGGTGTCTGCGCGACATGCCTGCAGCGTACACGCAGGTACGTTAGCGTCCAGCAAGACCCTTCGTCTGGCAGATGCCAACTCCGGTTCTCGTCGGGTCCCGAGCGGAATCGACCCTCCTCGGCGCTCGCGGGCCGGGACGGACTCGGACCCCCCACCCGACGAAAGCGCTATTCAGCCTGCGACGAGAGTGGTGGCGATGCGCGAGTTCGTCTTCACGGTCGAGTACGACGCGGGCGTCGACCGACTCGCGGACGCCTTCATCGACCACCCCGACGCGATGGGGGCCTCTCTCGCCTGCTGTGTCACCGCCCGGAATATGTGGCGACTCGACCGGCTGACGGGGTCGCCAGCGGCCCTCGACGCCGTCGAGGCGTGTTTCCTCGACGGGCGGTGCAACGAGTGCATCGGCCACGAGGACTGCGGGGCGACCTGCCAGTACGAGGTGCTCCGGCGGACGCCGGGGAGTCTCACCGTCTACACCTTCCGCCCCGAGGTCGAACACTGCCACTCGATTCCCTACCTCGCGACGTCTCACCTCGGCGACGGCCTCCTGTTCGAGACGACGCGGACGGGCGACCGCTACGAGTGGCGCGTCCTCCTTCGGGACGGGGACAGCGTGGGCGGCCTGTACGACGCCCTCCAGAGCGACCTGCGGCCCGGCGTCCGACTGAACCTCACGCACCTCGGGACGCCGGACCACTGGTGCGAGCGGGCGGTCACCGTCGCGGACCTGCCCGCGGAACAGCGCGAGGCGCTCATCGCGGCCGTCGACGGCGGCTACTACCGGACGCCCCGCGAGGCGACCGTGGCGGACCTCGCCGACTCGCTCGGGGTGCCACGCTCGACGCTCCAGTATCGCCTCCAGCGGGCCGAGGCGTGGCTCGCGCGGGCGTTCGTGGACGCGACGCGGTGACTCAGCCCAGCAGACGGTCGTGTTCGACCTTCATGCAGTGGTCCTGGACGAACTTCCTGCCCGACTCCTCGACGCGCTTTCCGGTCCCGTCGTTGGTGATGCCCAACTGGTGCCACACCATCGCGACGCCGTCGCGGTCGAACATCTCGTCGGCGTAGGGGTTCACCAGCACCACGTCGTAGCCGTGCTCGACGAGGTACTTCGGTATCTCGTGGGCCGCCTTCCCCTCGGTGGTGGACGCCCCGACGACCGCCACGCGCCTGCCGCCCAGTGCCTCCCGCAGTTCCTCGTCGGATTCGACGGGCATGGGTTCCGTGAGGCGACAGGAACGGTTCAGGGTTGCCCCGAGGCGTTCCGCGTTCGAACCGTCGTCTCGAAGGAGACGCCGGGCAGGTAGTCCCCGCCGGGGACGTAGGTGCCCGCCGAGCCACAGTCGGTGGTGAGCCGACAGACCGACCGCTCGCCCGGCCAGAGGACGCGGACGCGCCCGTCGCCCGTCGCCACGTCCACCTCCTGTCGGTAGGTCAGCGTCGCGCCGCCCTCCTGAACGAACGTCACCGTCAGGGTGACTTCCTCGAAGCGACCGAGCGGGACACTCCCGCTTCCGAGCGTCGCGTGCGTGTCGTTGACCGCCCACTCGACCGTCGCGGTGCCGTCCTCCGCGCTGACGCCGTCAACGAGGGACGTGCCGTTCGCCGCTAGCCGAACCGTCGAGGGGCGACCCACCACGCCGACGGTGGTGGTGAACTCGTGGCGGGACCCCTCGCGGACCGCGAGGGACTGGAGGTGGGGCGTGACGGGACTCGGGCCGAGGTCCCACTCCCCGCGGAACGAGTAGCGATAGAGCCGCCGGTCCGGGTAGGCGTCGACGACGGCGAAGTCGCCCGCGGCGCCGCGGTCCTGCGCGTAGAGCACGTCGCCGGACTCCAGCGACCCGCCGTTGCGCAGGGGCTGGAACGGGTGGTTGAGCCACGCGCCGTACGTCCGCGGGAGGAAGACGAGGGCGTCCTCGAACTCCCGGTCGAACGGTTCCAGCGCCCGCCGGAGGTCCTCCGTCGTCCGCTCGTGGTCCGCGACGGGTTCGTCCATCGCGGCGACCTGCGCCCCGGCGACGACGGGGGCCGCGACGAGGAGGACGGCGAGTCCCGCCGCCCGTGCCTGCCGACGGGGGAGCGCCCCGAGACGCGCCCGCGTCCAGTTCGCCACGTCCCGGAGGCCGACCGCTCCGAACACCGAGAGGGGGAGCAGGAGGTCGTAGTGGTAGAACGGGCCGAACGCGCCCATGAAGCCGTCTGTGGGGTCGGAGACGTTCCCGAGGACGTTCAGCGACCCCCAGAACGCGACGTTCCCGACGACCACCGAGAGGGCGACGCCCGCGAGGAGGCGACGGAGGGTGCGGTCGGGGAGCGTTTCGGTCCCTCCGCCGTCGGACCGCAGGGACCGCAGGCCGACGAACGCGAGCAGGGTCCCGAGGGGTGCGGCGACGGTCCATCGGGTGGCGAGTTCCCAGAGCAACTGGCCCGCGACCCGCACGGCGAGCGCGGGGGTGTAGTTCCGACTGTACCCCAGCAGTTCGCGCCGCCCGAACCCGAGGCCGTCCAGCGGTGCGAACGCCTGATAGGGAAACAGCAGGGCGTGACCCGTGACGACCACGTTGTACGCGAGGGCGAGGGCGACGCCCGCCAGTCCGAGGAGGGCGACGACGGCCAGTCGGGTCACGCGGGGCGTCACCTCGCCGGTCCGTACGTCCCGACCGACGAGCAGCAGGGCGTGGCCGACGAACGGCAGGCCGAACAGGACCGCCGTGTAGGGGCGCGCGAAGAACGCGAGTCCCACCGACACCCCCGCGAGGAGGGCGTAGGCGAGACTCGCGCGCGTCCGGCCCGCGTCGAGTCGCCTGAGCGCACGGACGTACCCCAGCGCGAAGGCGAGGTTCAGGAGGTGCGTCGGCGCGTAGGGCAGGTAGTTCGGCGTGATGAGCAGGAAGAAGGGCGTGGCGAGGACCATCGCGCTCGCGAGGACGCCCACCGGCGGGTCGAACGCCTCGCGGGCCAGTAGCCCCGTGAGCGCGACGATGCCCGTCCCCACGAGTACGGGGCCGACCCGGGGGACGCCGAGTGCCACGCCGGGCGCGAACAGGGCCGCCGTGACGGGCGAGTACTTGGGGTAGAGGCGGCCCCCGTCGACCACGAAGAACCACGGGCGGAACGCGCCGGGGTGGTCCGTCGTGAGCCACAGTTTCCCCTCCAGCAACATCGCGGCCTGCTGGAGGTACACCCCCTCGTCGTGGTTCTCCGACAGGAGGGGGAAGAGGTCGCGTGCGACGGTCAGGAGGACGACGCCCGCGAACAAGGAGAGGGCGAGGAGCGCGAGCGTCTCGGGGGACGGACGACTGCGCCGGGCCATTCAGGGGTCGAGTCGACGGGGGCGGCAGGCAGTGTCGGAGCCGTTCATATCGCCCGGGGGCTCCCCTGCGGGAACCACGCCAGATCGTGGTCCGCGGTCAGTTCCACCCGGACGCGCTCGTCCAGTTCGACCTCGTCGGCGTGGTTGTGCATACACGAGATGGTGTCGCCGGAGTCGAGTTCGACCCGGTAGAGCACCGTCGGGCCGAGGTAGCGCCGGTTGACCACCTCGCCGTTCGTCGGGCCGTCTGGGTGGGCCTGCACGTCGTCCGGGCGCACGAGGATGTCGATGGCAGACCCGTCGTACTCGGGGGCGAGACCGTGGACGGCCGCGCGTGACACGTCGCCGAGGCCCGTCTCGACGGCGTCGCCCTCGACCCGGCCGGCGAGGAAACTCGCGTGCCCGAGGAAGCTGGCGACGAAGCGCGATTCGGGGTGCTGGAACACCTGTTC
Proteins encoded:
- a CDS encoding helix-turn-helix domain-containing protein, giving the protein MREFVFTVEYDAGVDRLADAFIDHPDAMGASLACCVTARNMWRLDRLTGSPAALDAVEACFLDGRCNECIGHEDCGATCQYEVLRRTPGSLTVYTFRPEVEHCHSIPYLATSHLGDGLLFETTRTGDRYEWRVLLRDGDSVGGLYDALQSDLRPGVRLNLTHLGTPDHWCERAVTVADLPAEQREALIAAVDGGYYRTPREATVADLADSLGVPRSTLQYRLQRAEAWLARAFVDATR
- a CDS encoding CoA-binding protein, coding for MPVESDEELREALGGRRVAVVGASTTEGKAAHEIPKYLVEHGYDVVLVNPYADEMFDRDGVAMVWHQLGITNDGTGKRVEESGRKFVQDHCMKVEHDRLLG
- a CDS encoding ArnT family glycosyltransferase is translated as MARRSRPSPETLALLALSLFAGVVLLTVARDLFPLLSENHDEGVYLQQAAMLLEGKLWLTTDHPGAFRPWFFVVDGGRLYPKYSPVTAALFAPGVALGVPRVGPVLVGTGIVALTGLLAREAFDPPVGVLASAMVLATPFFLLITPNYLPYAPTHLLNLAFALGYVRALRRLDAGRTRASLAYALLAGVSVGLAFFARPYTAVLFGLPFVGHALLLVGRDVRTGEVTPRVTRLAVVALLGLAGVALALAYNVVVTGHALLFPYQAFAPLDGLGFGRRELLGYSRNYTPALAVRVAGQLLWELATRWTVAAPLGTLLAFVGLRSLRSDGGGTETLPDRTLRRLLAGVALSVVVGNVAFWGSLNVLGNVSDPTDGFMGAFGPFYHYDLLLPLSVFGAVGLRDVANWTRARLGALPRRQARAAGLAVLLVAAPVVAGAQVAAMDEPVADHERTTEDLRRALEPFDREFEDALVFLPRTYGAWLNHPFQPLRNGGSLESGDVLYAQDRGAAGDFAVVDAYPDRRLYRYSFRGEWDLGPSPVTPHLQSLAVREGSRHEFTTTVGVVGRPSTVRLAANGTSLVDGVSAEDGTATVEWAVNDTHATLGSGSVPLGRFEEVTLTVTFVQEGGATLTYRQEVDVATGDGRVRVLWPGERSVCRLTTDCGSAGTYVPGGDYLPGVSFETTVRTRNASGQP